In a single window of the Megalobrama amblycephala isolate DHTTF-2021 linkage group LG3, ASM1881202v1, whole genome shotgun sequence genome:
- the smim20 gene encoding small integral membrane protein 20, producing MSTNKRITLIFGGFIAAVAVAFYPIFFHPLTHTEDYKQVQKMNRAGVNQADVQPVGVKIWSDPYKPKS from the exons ATGTCCACTAATAAGAGGATAACGCTCATATTTGGAGGCTtcattgctgctgttgctgtggcTTTTTATCCTATATTTTTCCATCCTCTCACTCACACTGAAGACTACA AGCAGGTCCAGAAGATGAATCGAGCTGGAGTCAATCAAGCAGATGTGCAGCCTGTTG GTGTGAAGATCTGGTCTGATCCCTACAAGCCAAAATCATGA
- the plaa gene encoding phospholipase A-2-activating protein, which yields MSGSNSYRLRCSLPAHEMDVRGLAAAAYPDGAFVSVSRDRTARVWVPNPSENQAFTEMLCMNGHSNFVSCVCIIAPNETYPRGLIATGGHDNNICVFSLDRPDPLFTLKGHKNTVCTLSAGKFGTILSGSWDTTAKVWLGEKCMMTLQGHTAAVWAVLILPEQGLMLSGSADKTIKLWKAGRCENTYTGHEDCVRGLAVINDVEFFSCSNDASIRRWLVTGECVQIYYGHTNYIYSLAVFPNGQDFISTGEDRTLRVWRKGECSQTIRLPAQSVWCCCILPNGDIAVGASDGIIRVFTESEDRVASAQDLQAFEDELSKAIIDPKTGDLGDIKIEDLPGREHLSEPGNRDGQTRLIKEGSNVEAYQWSMSDGRWVKIGDVVGGSSQQSSKRVMYEGKEYDFVFTIDVNEGGPPMKLPYNVTDDPWLVAHNFLQKNDLSPMFLDQVANFIIENTKGHTLGPAPASATDPFTGAGRYIPGSGGDNQGFGADPFTGAGRYIPGSESTGTVPSGGADPFTGGSAYSSSSQKATTNIFFPNTDGVMFEQANTTQILGKLRELNNTAPPDHKLSDAALDSLEKLLVLVTDLKSQEQPTAEQISVLWRTCHWPEEIVFPVLDILRLAVRHPEVNAQLCGGTEGASLCNHLLGLMSPEGRPANQMLALRTLCNCFSGSHGRALLLGHRDTVLSRAGDLRAVCNKNIHVALATLVLNYAGRLYGQPAEIEAKAQCLSVASTALEVVQDKEAVFRLLVALGTTVARDNTAKDLARSLGVNSQISKYARVSDPAKVGECCRLVLDELQ from the exons ATGTCCGGTAGTAACTCATACAGGCTGCGATGCTCTCTCCCCGCACACGAGATGGATGTCAGGGGTCTCGCCGCTGCCGCGTATCCAGACGGAGCGTTTGTGTCCGTGTCCAGAGACCGAACCGCACGGGTCTGGGTACCAAACCCAAG tgaaaaCCAGGCCTTTACTGAGATGCTCTGTATGAACGGCCACTCAAACTTTGTGTCTTGTGTGTGTATCATCGCTCCTAATGAAACATATCCCCGAGGACTCATCGCAACTGGAGGTCACGACAACAACATCTGTGTGTTTTCACTAGACCGACCAGACCCTCTGTTCACCCTCAAGGGTCACAAAAACACAG tCTGCACACTCTCAGCTGGCAAGTTTGGCACGATACTGAGTGGCTCATGGGACACTACAGCCAAAGTCTGGCTCGGAGAGAAGTGCATGATGACTTTACAG GGACACACCGCTGCTGTATGGGCTGTGCTTATTTTACCGGAGCAGGGCTTAATGCTGTCTGGATCAGCTGACAAGACCATCAAATTATGGAAGGCTGGTCGCTGTGAGAACACCTACACTG GTCATGAGGACTGTGTGCGAGGGCTCGCGGTGATAAACGACGTGGAGTTTTTCTCCTGCAGTAATGACGCCAGTATTAGACGGTGGTTGGTGACGGGTGAATGCGTGCAGATTTACTACGGTCACACAAACTATATCTACAGCCTTGCTGTCTTCCCTAACGGACAAG ACTTCATAAGCACAGGAGAGGACAGGACACTGAGAGTCTGGAGGAAGGGGGAATGTTCCCAGACTATCCGTCTTCCTGCCCAGTCAGTGTGGTGCTGCTGTATTCTCCCTAATGGAGACATTGCTGTGGGAGCCAG CGATGGCATTATCCGTGTGTTCACTGAGAGTGAAGACCGTGTAGCAAGTGCTCAGGACCTGCAGGCTTTTGAGGATGAGCTCTCCAAAGCCATCATCGATCCCAAGACTGGAGACTTGGGCGACATCAAAATAGAGGACTTACCTGGGAGAGAACACCTCAGTGAGCCAG GGAATCGTGATGGACAGACACGGCTCATAAAGGAGGGCTCTAATGTTGAAGCATATCAGTGGAGCATGAGTGATGGACGCTGGGTGAAGATTGGTGATGTAGTGGGCGGGTCTTCTCAGCAAAGTTCAAAGCGAGTGATGTATGAAGGCAAG GAGTACGACTTTGTCTTCACCATTGATGTGAACGAGGGAGGTCCACCCATGAAGCTGCCTTACAATGTGACCGATGACCCCTGGCTAGTAGCTCACAACTTCCTGCAGAAGAATGACCTGAGCCCCATGTTCTTGGATCAGGTGGCCAATTTTATCATCGAAAACACTAAAGGTCACACTCTTGGGCCAGCCCCCGCCTCGGCCACAGACCCCTTCACAG GTGCAGGGCGATACATCCCAGGTTCAGGAGGCGACAACCAAGGATTTGGTGCTGATCCTTTCACAG GAGCTGGTCGTTATATACCCGGTTCAGAATCCACAGGCACGGTGCCTTCAGGCGGAGCTGATCCTTTTACTG GTGGCAGTGCATATTCCTCTTCCTCTCAGAAAGCTACAACAAACATCTTTTTCCCCAATACCGATGGAGTTATGTTTGAACAGGCAAATACCACCCAGATTCTTG GTAAGCTTCGGGAGCTGAACAACACTGCTCCTCCGGACCATAAGCTGAGTGACGCAGCATTGGACTCTCTGGAGAAGTTGTTAGTCCTTGTTACAGACCTGAAGAGTCAGGAACAGCCCACAGCAGAGCAGATCAGTGTTCTCTGGAGGACTTGCCACTGGCCAGAAG AAATTGTTTTCCCTGTGTTGGACATCCTGCGCTTGGCTGTGCGCCATCCTGAAGTCAATGCCCAGCTTTGTGGCGGGACAGAGGGTGCCAGTCTTTGCAACCATCTCCTGGGTCTCATGTCCCCCGAAGGCAGGCCTGCCAACCAGATGCTGGCGCTCCGCACTCTCTGCAACTGTTTCTCTGGGTCCCACGGCCGCGCTCTACTCTTGGGGCACCGTGACACAGTCCTCTCCCGGGCCGGAGACCTCCGTGCTGTCTGCAACAAGAACATCCACGTGGCGCTGGCTACCCTGGTGCTCAACTACGCTGGAAGATTGTACGGTCAACCTGCTGAGATCGAGGCCAAGGCACAGTGCTTGTCAGTGGCTAGCACTGCCTTAGAGGTCGTACAGGACAAAGAGGCTGTCTTCAGGCTGCTGGTGGCCCTGGGGACCACAGTGGCCAGGGACAACACCGCAAAGGACCTTGCACGATCTTTGGGTGTCAACTCTCAGATTTCTAAATATGCCAGGGTCTCTGATCCGGCTAAAGTGGGGGAGTGCTGCCGACTAGTGCTTGATGAACTGCAGTGA